In Sulfitobacter sp. M39, the following proteins share a genomic window:
- the tsaE gene encoding tRNA (adenosine(37)-N6)-threonylcarbamoyltransferase complex ATPase subunit type 1 TsaE, with product MASHAFDLTLHDADQTARLAVTLGRALTAGDVVLLTGDVGAGKTHFARALIQSLLAVPEDVPSPTFTLVQTYDAPAAAIWHADLYRLTSVYEIEELGLTDAFSDAICLVEWPDRLGDLRPEDALDLTLTVTGDDTRRLSATWNDDKWPEKLGAWRK from the coding sequence ATGGCATCACACGCATTTGACCTTACGCTGCATGACGCAGACCAAACCGCCCGATTGGCCGTGACCCTTGGGCGCGCGCTGACTGCGGGCGACGTTGTTTTACTGACCGGCGACGTTGGCGCGGGCAAGACGCATTTCGCGCGGGCGCTGATCCAGTCGCTGCTGGCGGTGCCCGAAGACGTGCCCTCGCCCACGTTCACGCTGGTGCAGACCTATGACGCCCCCGCCGCCGCGATCTGGCATGCGGATCTATATCGTCTGACCTCTGTCTACGAGATCGAAGAGCTGGGGCTGACCGATGCGTTCAGCGACGCCATCTGCCTTGTGGAATGGCCCGACAGGCTGGGCGATCTGCGCCCCGAAGACGCGCTTGATCTGACGTTGACGGTCACCGGCGACGACACACGGCGGCTCTCTGCCACGTGGAACGATGATAAATGGCCCGAAAAACTGGGGGCATGGCGCAAATGA